A genomic window from Microvirga sp. TS319 includes:
- a CDS encoding DUF1622 domain-containing protein, with the protein MDDWFPQALKLTTRAIEVGGIAIIVLGTLGATLAVLWQLLQGRGLDDIFGLYRSNIGRAILLGLEFLVAADIINTVAIEPSLESLLILGGIVLIRTFLSFSLEVEIEGRWPWKRHRSEPGDKGRGPGSLAVDGADLRS; encoded by the coding sequence ATGGACGATTGGTTCCCGCAGGCCTTGAAGCTCACCACACGCGCCATCGAGGTCGGCGGCATCGCCATCATCGTCCTCGGCACCTTGGGGGCGACACTCGCCGTCCTCTGGCAGTTGCTTCAGGGGCGCGGCTTGGACGACATCTTCGGGCTCTACCGCTCCAATATCGGGCGCGCGATCCTGCTCGGCCTCGAGTTTCTCGTTGCGGCCGACATCATCAACACGGTCGCCATCGAGCCGTCCCTGGAAAGCCTGCTCATCCTCGGCGGCATCGTGCTCATCCGCACCTTCCTGAGCTTCTCCCTCGAAGTGGAGATCGAGGGGCGCTGGCCGTGGAAACGGCACCGAAGCGAGCCCGGCGACAAGGGCCGTGGCCCGGGCAGCTTGGCGGTTGACGGCGCGGATTTGCGCTCATAA
- a CDS encoding alpha/beta fold hydrolase has protein sequence MTTFDTGTFLSRIPFAKIGSGPDPIVVLNGGQAFVRRPTPARTARDARRIARLLPSHRTAYLLGYDPAPPAGYSIGTIVGDVSRILREEIGPASVMGISFGGFAATRLAADHPDLVKDLVLMVSAHRFSREGRRSVDRQIACAWQGDFEGFLDEFGLVFRRPWLNWLLRMRLKQERSRLRETMNDPATIVRGLHAVAGEDFGSNPDWLKAIRARTLLVGATRDPFFDVDAMEETARLIPSSQLKLFRGETHMLPVERTRAVARAVKAFLQ, from the coding sequence ATGACGACTTTCGACACAGGCACATTCCTGAGCCGCATTCCCTTCGCGAAGATCGGCTCCGGCCCCGACCCCATCGTTGTTCTCAACGGCGGGCAGGCCTTCGTCCGGCGCCCCACGCCCGCCCGCACGGCGAGAGATGCCAGGCGCATCGCCCGGCTCCTGCCGTCCCATCGCACGGCCTATCTGCTCGGCTACGATCCCGCGCCGCCGGCGGGCTACAGCATCGGCACCATCGTCGGGGACGTGTCGCGGATCCTGCGCGAGGAGATCGGCCCCGCGAGCGTGATGGGCATTTCCTTCGGCGGCTTCGCGGCGACGCGTCTGGCCGCCGACCATCCCGATCTCGTCAAGGATCTGGTCCTCATGGTGAGCGCTCACCGCTTCTCGCGGGAAGGCCGTCGCAGCGTCGACCGGCAGATCGCCTGCGCCTGGCAGGGCGATTTCGAGGGCTTCCTCGACGAATTCGGCCTCGTCTTCCGACGCCCCTGGCTCAACTGGCTGCTCCGGATGCGCCTGAAGCAGGAGCGCAGCAGGCTCCGGGAGACGATGAACGATCCCGCCACCATCGTGCGCGGCCTCCACGCGGTGGCGGGCGAGGATTTTGGCTCAAATCCGGATTGGCTGAAAGCGATCCGGGCCCGCACGCTCCTCGTCGGCGCGACCCGCGACCCGTTCTTCGACGTCGACGCGATGGAGGAAACGGCCCGGCTGATTCCCTCCTCGCAGCTCAAGCTGTTCAGGGGCGAAACGCACATGCTTCCCGTCGAACGGACCCGGGCCGTGGCGAGGGCCGTGAAGGCGTTTCTGCAGTGA
- a CDS encoding phosphoribosylaminoimidazolesuccinocarboxamide synthase, whose product MVDQAALGAYAGYVLEDATIPELPNHYRGKVRDNYDLPDGRRIIIASDRISAFDRNLAAIPLKGQVLTQTARYWFEQTADLCPNHIIEYPDPNVAVCKTLTILPVEIVVRDYLAGTTGTSILSLYKQGAREMYGIRLPDGMRDNQKLPHTIITPTTKAFHGGHDEPLTADEIVERKLLTAEQWKTVSDYALALFARGREMAAARGLILVDTKYEFGIDEAGRIMIADEIHTPDSSRYWFAESYAERFEAGERPESFDKDFVRSWVVARCDPYKDPIPEIPADVILETSRVYIDAYERITGRTFALPDAGVPVLERIRTNLARYF is encoded by the coding sequence ATGGTCGATCAAGCAGCCCTCGGGGCATATGCCGGTTACGTTCTCGAGGATGCGACGATCCCGGAACTGCCGAACCATTACCGGGGCAAGGTGCGCGACAATTACGACCTGCCGGACGGGCGGCGCATCATCATCGCGTCCGACCGCATCAGCGCCTTCGACCGCAACTTGGCGGCCATTCCGCTCAAAGGGCAGGTGCTCACGCAGACCGCCCGGTACTGGTTCGAGCAGACAGCCGATCTCTGCCCCAACCACATCATCGAATATCCCGATCCGAACGTGGCCGTGTGCAAGACGCTCACCATCCTGCCGGTCGAGATCGTGGTGCGCGATTATCTCGCCGGAACCACCGGCACCTCGATCCTCTCGCTCTACAAGCAGGGCGCGCGCGAGATGTACGGCATCCGCCTGCCGGACGGCATGCGCGACAACCAGAAGCTGCCGCACACGATCATCACGCCGACCACGAAGGCCTTCCATGGCGGCCACGACGAGCCGCTGACCGCGGATGAGATCGTCGAGCGCAAGCTGCTGACCGCCGAGCAGTGGAAGACCGTGTCGGATTACGCTCTCGCGCTCTTCGCGAGGGGCCGCGAGATGGCAGCGGCGCGCGGCCTGATCCTCGTCGACACCAAATACGAGTTCGGTATCGACGAGGCGGGCCGGATCATGATCGCCGACGAGATCCACACGCCCGACAGCAGCCGCTACTGGTTCGCCGAGAGCTATGCGGAGCGCTTCGAGGCGGGCGAGCGGCCCGAGAGCTTCGACAAGGATTTCGTGCGCAGCTGGGTCGTCGCGCGCTGCGATCCCTACAAGGACCCGATCCCCGAAATCCCCGCCGACGTGATTCTGGAAACCTCGCGTGTCTATATCGACGCCTATGAGCGTATCACCGGCCGGACCTTCGCTCTGCCGGATGCAGGCGTGCCGGTGCTGGAGCGCATCCGGACCAATCTGGCGCGGTACTTCTAG
- a CDS encoding outer-membrane lipoprotein carrier protein LolA, which produces MLKKSLRRSAGLALVLALATPALAQQRAADPLTRFLDGIFKPGQGQGGAPDAQAAPVQQAEPAAPAAPPVPVQPQAKPQAKPQVKPLTKTAAPKPKPSTRQQAAQPQLQPAAAPEPKPAPAAPAVKEAVSETPTPAPQSPAQAAEAPKAPEPAPVKVPEPPKPARATPSQSAPAPTSVAARAAPVTPVSPPNPTSPAAALERVNAYFNSMEQMSAYFVQKNPNGQQVEGTLSVQRPGRLHFAYSPPSTLEIVSDGRNVAIRDKKLGTNDVYPVGQTPLKFLVQENVDLARDTKIRDVQIGRDGVITVAFDDSATLGGTSKITLRFDSRANALKQWTIVDSQGYETTVVLSGLNVVQRRSAGAN; this is translated from the coding sequence ATGCTCAAGAAGTCTTTGCGCCGCTCCGCCGGTCTCGCCCTCGTTCTGGCGCTCGCCACGCCGGCTCTCGCCCAGCAGCGGGCGGCCGATCCGCTGACGCGCTTCCTCGACGGCATCTTCAAGCCCGGTCAGGGGCAGGGCGGCGCACCGGACGCGCAGGCCGCTCCGGTTCAGCAGGCGGAGCCTGCCGCTCCCGCGGCGCCCCCAGTGCCGGTTCAGCCGCAGGCGAAGCCCCAGGCCAAGCCCCAAGTCAAGCCCCTGACCAAAACTGCGGCGCCCAAGCCGAAGCCGTCGACCCGCCAGCAGGCCGCGCAGCCTCAACTCCAGCCGGCGGCCGCACCTGAGCCGAAACCCGCTCCCGCCGCGCCTGCGGTGAAGGAGGCCGTCTCGGAAACCCCGACGCCCGCGCCGCAGTCGCCGGCCCAGGCGGCCGAAGCGCCGAAAGCTCCCGAGCCGGCTCCCGTCAAGGTGCCCGAGCCGCCGAAGCCCGCGCGCGCGACGCCCTCGCAAAGCGCTCCGGCGCCGACCTCCGTCGCGGCCCGGGCCGCCCCCGTCACGCCCGTTTCGCCGCCCAACCCGACCTCTCCGGCCGCCGCCCTGGAGCGGGTGAACGCCTATTTCAACAGCATGGAGCAGATGTCCGCCTATTTCGTGCAGAAGAACCCCAACGGGCAGCAGGTTGAGGGAACCCTCTCCGTGCAGCGTCCGGGGCGGCTGCACTTTGCCTATTCGCCGCCGAGCACCCTCGAGATCGTGTCGGACGGGCGCAACGTGGCGATCCGGGACAAGAAGCTCGGCACCAACGACGTCTATCCGGTTGGCCAGACGCCCCTGAAGTTCCTGGTGCAGGAGAACGTCGATCTGGCGCGCGACACGAAGATCCGCGACGTCCAGATCGGCCGCGACGGCGTGATCACGGTGGCGTTCGACGACAGCGCGACGCTCGGCGGAACGTCCAAGATCACGCTGCGCTTCGACAGCCGCGCGAACGCCCTCAAACAATGGACCATCGTGGATTCCCAAGGCTACGAGACGACTGTGGTCCTGTCCGGCCTCAACGTGGTGCAGCGCAGGAGCGCCGGGGCCAACTGA
- a CDS encoding DoxX family protein — MNAGATNGILLLGRILLACCFLPPAIGRLANISGFAAALTLKGIPYGDIVATVIAVAEIVAPLALILGLAPRVSALALIASVAVSTGALHRFWDYGGLNRQAEQALFLANLGVLSGLMFSLIAGPGAWSWQGWWSGMGMRKPAKKKRQSRPRAAKPKPKPAPVRSAEDEEEFANAA; from the coding sequence ATGAATGCGGGCGCGACGAACGGAATTCTGCTCCTTGGGCGCATCCTGCTGGCCTGCTGCTTCCTGCCCCCCGCCATCGGCCGGCTCGCCAATATCTCGGGCTTCGCGGCGGCGCTGACCCTCAAGGGTATTCCTTACGGCGACATCGTGGCGACCGTCATCGCGGTCGCCGAAATCGTGGCTCCTCTCGCCCTGATCCTCGGCCTCGCGCCGCGCGTGAGCGCCCTGGCCCTGATCGCATCCGTTGCGGTCTCCACCGGAGCCCTGCACCGGTTCTGGGACTATGGCGGCCTGAACCGCCAAGCCGAGCAGGCGCTCTTCCTCGCCAATCTCGGCGTCCTGTCCGGGCTGATGTTCTCCCTTATCGCCGGTCCCGGGGCCTGGAGCTGGCAGGGCTGGTGGAGCGGCATGGGAATGCGCAAGCCCGCAAAGAAGAAGCGCCAGTCCCGCCCGCGCGCGGCCAAGCCCAAGCCGAAGCCGGCCCCGGTCCGTTCCGCCGAGGACGAGGAGGAGTTCGCCAACGCCGCCTGA
- the galE gene encoding UDP-glucose 4-epimerase GalE codes for MNVLVTGGAGYIGGHMVLALRDAGHNPVVFDNLSTGFRWSVPEDVPLVVGDVGDYELVLQTLKSHSIEAIVHFAAKLVVPESVRDPLGYYLNNTVKSRSLLAAAVAAGIQTFVFSSTAAVYGNASDRPLAEDAPLAPLSPYGSSKQLTEVMLRDVAAAHGMRFVVLRYFNVAGADPAMRHGQCTANATHLIKVAVQTALGMRPSMEVYGTDYPTPDGTCIRDYIHVSDLISAHMQALDHLGAGGESLVVNCGYGHGYSVSQVIDTVREVSGRPLEARLAPRREGDPVSIVADSTRARSRLHWEPRYDDLSTIVEHTLRWESMLRERNMRL; via the coding sequence GTGAACGTTCTGGTGACTGGAGGGGCCGGCTATATTGGCGGCCACATGGTGTTGGCTCTGCGCGATGCGGGCCACAATCCCGTTGTCTTCGACAATCTCTCGACGGGCTTCCGATGGTCCGTCCCTGAGGATGTGCCCCTCGTGGTCGGCGACGTGGGCGATTACGAGCTGGTCCTCCAGACGCTCAAATCCCATTCCATCGAGGCCATCGTGCATTTCGCCGCCAAGCTCGTCGTGCCGGAATCGGTGCGCGATCCGCTCGGCTACTACCTCAACAACACGGTCAAGAGCCGCTCGCTTCTGGCGGCGGCGGTCGCGGCGGGCATTCAGACCTTCGTGTTCTCGTCCACGGCGGCGGTCTACGGCAACGCGTCCGACCGGCCCCTTGCGGAGGATGCGCCGCTCGCGCCGCTCTCGCCCTATGGCAGCTCCAAGCAGCTCACCGAGGTGATGCTGCGTGACGTGGCTGCAGCCCACGGCATGCGCTTCGTGGTCCTGCGCTACTTCAACGTAGCCGGAGCGGATCCAGCCATGCGGCACGGGCAATGCACCGCGAATGCGACCCATCTCATCAAGGTGGCGGTCCAGACGGCGCTCGGCATGAGGCCCTCCATGGAGGTCTACGGAACCGATTATCCAACGCCCGACGGCACCTGCATCCGCGACTACATCCACGTGAGCGACCTGATCTCGGCCCATATGCAGGCGCTCGATCATCTCGGCGCCGGCGGCGAGAGCCTGGTGGTGAATTGCGGATACGGCCACGGCTATTCGGTGTCGCAGGTGATCGACACCGTCCGAGAGGTCTCGGGACGGCCGCTCGAGGCCCGCCTCGCGCCCCGGCGCGAGGGCGATCCGGTCAGCATCGTGGCCGATTCCACCCGCGCCCGCTCGCGGCTTCACTGGGAGCCCCGCTACGACGATCTCTCGACCATCGTGGAGCACACCCTGCGCTGGGAGAGCATGCTGCGCGAGAGAAACATGCGCCTGTGA
- a CDS encoding ISNCY family transposase, producing MTVIAMSRAEIARVHVLRDVVAERITVREAAQLLPIPQRQVFRWLKADHAGGPAALVSSRRGKPSNRSYPAALRSEVLALITATDADFGPTLACEKLAGRHGIALGVETIRRWMIAAGLWQDRHQPRYRRDCVGELIQIDGSEHDWFEDRGPPCTLLVYIDDATSRLMHLKFVETESTFAYFRSTREYLEAYGKPVAFYSDKHATFRINKVGATGGDGMTQFGRALHQLDIDIICAIAPQAKGRVERANGTLQDRLVKELRLAGISTLEAGNAFLPAFIADFNRRFAKAPYSDKDLHRPLSKDDELDDVFAWREERTVSRSLTLQYDQVLFILEPNAITLSLARQRVIVYDYPDGRLAIKHKGLELPYRPFDRRQQVDQAAIVENKRLGPVLAYIAERQKELDMSRSRKAPRRRGQAKSLFKVG from the coding sequence ATGACGGTGATCGCGATGAGCCGGGCGGAGATCGCGCGGGTTCACGTTCTGCGGGACGTTGTGGCGGAGCGGATTACGGTACGCGAAGCCGCCCAGTTGCTGCCGATTCCACAGCGCCAGGTGTTCAGATGGCTGAAGGCCGACCATGCCGGCGGTCCCGCAGCCTTGGTGTCGAGCCGGCGCGGCAAGCCCAGCAACCGCTCCTATCCGGCGGCGCTGCGAAGCGAGGTGCTGGCGCTGATCACAGCCACCGATGCCGATTTCGGCCCAACCCTCGCCTGCGAGAAGCTCGCCGGGCGGCACGGCATCGCTCTGGGTGTCGAGACGATCCGGCGCTGGATGATCGCGGCGGGCCTGTGGCAGGACCGCCACCAGCCGCGCTATCGACGTGACTGCGTCGGCGAGTTGATCCAGATCGACGGCTCCGAGCATGACTGGTTTGAGGACCGCGGCCCGCCCTGCACGCTGCTGGTCTACATTGACGATGCCACCAGCCGGCTGATGCACCTGAAGTTCGTCGAAACCGAGTCGACCTTCGCTTATTTCCGATCCACCCGGGAGTACCTGGAGGCCTACGGCAAGCCGGTAGCATTCTATTCTGACAAGCATGCTACCTTCCGGATCAACAAGGTAGGGGCAACCGGCGGCGACGGCATGACCCAGTTCGGGCGGGCGCTGCATCAGCTCGACATCGACATCATCTGCGCCATTGCTCCCCAAGCCAAAGGCCGGGTCGAGCGCGCCAACGGCACCTTGCAGGACCGGCTGGTCAAGGAGCTGCGTCTGGCTGGGATCTCGACCCTTGAGGCGGGCAACGCGTTCCTGCCCGCCTTCATCGCGGACTTCAACCGCCGCTTTGCCAAGGCGCCCTACAGCGACAAGGACCTGCATCGACCGCTGAGCAAGGACGATGAGTTGGATGACGTGTTCGCCTGGCGGGAGGAGCGCACGGTCTCGCGCAGCCTGACCCTTCAATACGACCAGGTGCTGTTCATTCTCGAGCCAAACGCGATCACGCTGTCCCTCGCCCGCCAGCGAGTGATCGTCTACGACTATCCGGATGGGCGCTTGGCCATCAAGCACAAGGGCCTGGAGCTGCCGTACAGACCCTTTGACCGCCGCCAGCAGGTGGATCAGGCGGCCATTGTCGAGAACAAGCGGCTGGGGCCGGTTCTGGCCTATATCGCCGAGCGGCAGAAGGAGCTCGACATGAGCCGCAGCCGCAAAGCACCGCGTCGGCGAGGGCAGGCCAAGAGCCTGTTCAAGGTGGGCTGA
- a CDS encoding response regulator: protein MAILLVEDDPFVREMAATQLEEAGFEVIEAVNGGEALKLLQTGITVDALLTDIRMPEANGWEVARACRERFPDLPVIYVTGYAEQMQPVSGGVILSKPYKMAQVIGLLKTELA from the coding sequence ATGGCAATTCTGCTCGTTGAGGATGATCCGTTCGTGCGGGAGATGGCCGCAACCCAGTTGGAGGAGGCGGGCTTCGAGGTCATTGAAGCCGTTAACGGCGGCGAAGCTCTCAAGCTCCTGCAAACCGGGATCACCGTTGATGCCCTGCTGACCGATATTCGCATGCCAGAGGCCAATGGCTGGGAGGTGGCCAGGGCCTGTCGCGAGCGATTTCCGGATCTGCCTGTCATCTACGTGACGGGGTATGCCGAGCAGATGCAGCCGGTCTCTGGAGGAGTCATTCTCTCGAAGCCTTATAAGATGGCGCAGGTGATTGGCCTCTTGAAGACCGAGCTTGCTTGA
- a CDS encoding adenylate/guanylate cyclase domain-containing protein codes for MEPDIERIERRLAAILAADVAGYSRLINRDEAGTLRALTAHRDVMDRLISDHGGRIANTAGDSVLAEFPSAVDAVRCAAQVQEALAAANQDRPEEKRLRFRIGVHVGDVMVRGGDLLGDGVNIAARLESLAAPGGICLSDAAYSYVRKVIPLPFADLGPQTLKNIDEPIRAYALGPSSSISAGTAYAASRSAPDKPSIAVLPFSNMSGDPEQEYFADGIVEDITTALSRVRWLFVIARNSAFTYKSKPIDARQIGRELGVRYLLEGSIRKAGQRVRISGQLLEAATGAHLWADRFDGEISEIFELQDRITTSVVIAVEPSLRLAEIERARRKPTDNLDAYDLYLRALPAIDVYTRVGFEEAEALLRRAVALDPTYADALAALAECLVRMTVNGWAADKQASTTEACELAGRAIAAAPENAAVLATAAWAYSTLGVRFEQSLDLANRALALHPNSVHVRSFCGWVYHYFGDSLRAIEQFEEARRLSPVDPKGYFPMLGLAAAHLFAGHFEETVTLTGRILVEVPTHNVARRYRAAALAHLGRIEEAQAVIAELLKAQPTSSLRTSRSTSFHNPRMAELYLTGLERAGLPE; via the coding sequence ATGGAACCGGATATCGAGCGGATCGAACGCAGGCTGGCGGCCATCCTGGCCGCTGACGTCGCGGGTTATTCCCGGCTCATAAATCGGGACGAGGCTGGCACGCTGCGGGCCCTGACCGCTCATCGTGACGTCATGGACCGGCTCATTAGCGATCACGGCGGGCGGATCGCCAACACCGCCGGTGACAGCGTCCTGGCCGAGTTCCCCAGCGCCGTTGATGCTGTCCGATGCGCCGCCCAGGTGCAGGAGGCCCTCGCAGCCGCCAACCAGGACAGGCCCGAGGAGAAGCGCCTCCGATTTCGGATCGGGGTGCATGTCGGAGATGTGATGGTGCGTGGCGGCGACCTGTTGGGCGACGGAGTCAACATCGCCGCACGGCTGGAGAGCCTCGCTGCGCCGGGTGGCATCTGCCTCTCGGACGCGGCCTATAGCTATGTGCGGAAGGTCATACCTCTACCGTTTGCCGATCTTGGGCCACAGACGCTGAAGAACATCGACGAGCCCATTCGAGCCTATGCCCTGGGTCCCAGTTCATCCATCTCGGCTGGGACAGCATACGCCGCATCACGCTCCGCCCCCGACAAGCCCTCGATTGCGGTGCTCCCGTTCAGCAACATGAGCGGCGACCCGGAACAGGAGTACTTCGCCGATGGCATCGTGGAGGACATCACCACGGCCCTGAGCCGGGTCAGGTGGCTCTTCGTGATCGCCCGGAACTCGGCCTTCACCTACAAGAGCAAGCCCATCGATGCGCGCCAGATCGGCCGCGAGCTCGGCGTCCGCTATCTCCTGGAAGGCTCGATCCGCAAGGCCGGTCAGCGCGTCCGGATCTCAGGGCAACTGCTTGAGGCCGCTACGGGCGCCCACCTGTGGGCGGATCGCTTCGATGGTGAGATCTCGGAGATCTTCGAGCTCCAGGATCGCATCACCACAAGTGTCGTGATTGCGGTCGAGCCGAGCCTGCGGTTGGCGGAGATCGAACGGGCCCGGCGCAAGCCGACCGACAATCTCGACGCGTATGATCTGTACCTCCGTGCACTCCCGGCCATCGACGTCTACACACGGGTGGGTTTCGAGGAGGCCGAAGCTCTGCTCCGTAGAGCCGTGGCTCTCGACCCGACCTATGCGGATGCGCTCGCGGCCCTTGCAGAATGTCTCGTCCGCATGACGGTCAATGGATGGGCCGCGGACAAGCAGGCCAGCACCACCGAAGCCTGCGAGCTGGCTGGACGGGCAATTGCGGCCGCCCCTGAGAACGCGGCGGTCCTGGCCACCGCGGCCTGGGCCTATTCCACCCTGGGCGTCCGCTTCGAACAATCGCTCGACTTGGCGAACCGCGCGCTCGCCCTTCACCCGAACTCGGTGCATGTGCGCTCGTTCTGCGGATGGGTCTACCACTACTTCGGGGACAGTCTGCGGGCCATCGAGCAGTTCGAGGAGGCGCGCCGCCTGAGCCCGGTCGACCCAAAGGGCTATTTCCCAATGCTCGGCCTGGCGGCGGCGCACTTGTTCGCGGGCCATTTTGAAGAGACCGTGACCTTGACCGGCCGGATCCTGGTCGAGGTTCCGACGCACAATGTCGCGCGCCGCTACCGCGCTGCGGCGCTCGCACATCTTGGCCGTATCGAGGAGGCTCAGGCGGTGATCGCCGAGCTCCTGAAGGCGCAACCCACCTCCAGCCTTCGAACGTCCCGAAGCACCAGTTTCCATAACCCCCGCATGGCCGAGCTCTACCTCACGGGACTGGAAAGGGCTGGGCTACCCGAATGA
- a CDS encoding ATP-binding cassette domain-containing protein has product MKPTFSIAKGAAPAPLLSLRGITKIYGAVEAVKGVDIDVHAGEVLAICGDNGAGKSSLIRIVSGAQEPTSGTIALRGEPIRLRSPQDALQRGVATIYQDLALAPRLSIAQNVFLGSEVTRPVFGLPFARLLDKRRMADEARGYLQRLAINVADMTTPVERLSGGQRQAVAIGRALRWNAELIIMDEPTAALGVKETAQVLDLIRRLRAEGRTVILISHNMADVVAVATRVVILKGGRKVAEELTDGLDADTLAHMVMTGRKP; this is encoded by the coding sequence ATGAAGCCCACTTTCAGTATTGCCAAGGGCGCCGCGCCGGCGCCCTTGTTGTCTCTCCGCGGCATCACGAAAATCTATGGGGCAGTTGAGGCCGTCAAAGGCGTCGATATCGATGTCCATGCTGGTGAAGTGCTTGCCATCTGCGGTGATAACGGGGCCGGCAAATCGAGCCTTATCCGGATCGTTTCGGGGGCGCAGGAACCGACGAGCGGGACCATCGCACTCAGAGGCGAGCCGATCCGTCTCCGCTCGCCGCAGGATGCCCTGCAGCGCGGGGTAGCGACGATTTATCAGGACTTGGCACTCGCGCCCCGGCTTTCCATTGCGCAGAATGTATTTCTTGGCTCCGAGGTGACACGACCTGTTTTCGGACTGCCTTTCGCTCGCCTCCTCGACAAGCGCCGCATGGCGGACGAGGCGAGGGGCTATCTTCAGCGTCTCGCCATCAACGTGGCGGATATGACGACGCCGGTCGAACGTCTGTCCGGGGGACAGCGCCAAGCGGTCGCGATCGGTCGAGCCCTGCGCTGGAACGCTGAATTGATCATCATGGATGAGCCGACGGCTGCGTTAGGTGTGAAGGAGACGGCCCAAGTGCTCGATCTCATCCGCCGCCTTCGCGCGGAGGGCCGCACGGTGATCCTTATCAGTCATAACATGGCCGACGTCGTTGCGGTAGCAACACGGGTTGTCATCCTCAAGGGCGGCCGCAAAGTTGCCGAGGAACTCACCGACGGCCTCGATGCCGACACGCTTGCTCATATGGTCATGACCGGACGAAAGCCGTAA
- a CDS encoding sugar ABC transporter substrate-binding protein, whose protein sequence is MRKLLVSLALGANFVAAALLPTAAQAFDLAVIGFQMSSETHARVANAAAAAAKAKGWNVNILNSEGSLPKHAEQLDTLIQRKPDAILIAMGKPVEAEAQLKSAKEAGIPVLTVMAGTSAHTLFDIQVNEYKVGAEAALYLLGQMNYQGNIVTQRFDGNVGTRIRGKVLDAVLSENTGVKVLGTHTMARTQSWRDDVRNGMQALLLKNQGQVQGIWASFDGQAYVIDDLLRAQGVKKGEIPLVSIDGGADTYRRIADPESTLTATVAIPFEEMGKKAVEAIDTIAVKKQSKESVTAGPYLFLDAVLVDARNVKQFMDN, encoded by the coding sequence ATGAGAAAATTGCTGGTCTCGCTCGCGCTTGGGGCGAACTTCGTTGCGGCTGCGTTGCTTCCAACCGCAGCCCAGGCTTTCGACCTTGCCGTCATCGGCTTTCAAATGTCGTCCGAGACGCACGCCCGCGTGGCGAACGCCGCAGCTGCAGCCGCAAAGGCGAAAGGGTGGAACGTCAACATCCTCAACTCCGAGGGTTCGCTCCCGAAGCATGCCGAGCAGCTTGATACGCTCATTCAACGCAAGCCGGATGCTATCTTGATCGCGATGGGAAAGCCCGTCGAGGCTGAGGCGCAACTCAAGAGTGCCAAGGAGGCCGGCATTCCGGTCCTGACCGTGATGGCCGGAACGAGCGCCCACACCCTGTTCGATATTCAGGTGAACGAATACAAGGTTGGTGCCGAGGCCGCGCTCTATCTGCTGGGACAGATGAACTATCAGGGCAATATCGTGACCCAGCGCTTCGACGGCAACGTCGGGACGCGCATTCGTGGCAAGGTCCTCGACGCCGTCCTGTCAGAAAATACCGGCGTCAAGGTGCTTGGAACCCACACCATGGCCCGGACGCAGAGTTGGCGGGACGATGTCCGTAACGGCATGCAGGCTCTGCTTCTGAAGAACCAGGGTCAGGTCCAAGGCATCTGGGCGTCGTTCGATGGACAGGCTTACGTCATTGACGACCTGCTGAGGGCACAGGGCGTGAAAAAGGGCGAGATCCCGCTGGTCTCCATTGACGGTGGTGCGGACACTTACCGGCGCATCGCCGATCCCGAATCCACCCTGACGGCGACCGTTGCGATTCCCTTCGAGGAGATGGGGAAAAAGGCCGTCGAGGCGATCGATACCATCGCGGTCAAGAAGCAGTCCAAGGAGTCGGTCACGGCGGGCCCCTACCTGTTCCTCGACGCTGTCCTGGTCGACGCCAGGAACGTGAAGCAGTTCATGGATAACTGA